A genomic stretch from Lathyrus oleraceus cultivar Zhongwan6 chromosome 2, CAAS_Psat_ZW6_1.0, whole genome shotgun sequence includes:
- the LOC127120320 gene encoding uncharacterized protein LOC127120320, with protein MVEEAPTASETSVTMPLTTETITVVDETLIHDERGKNGITVNAAVESATVSETSALVSGSDGQKSLDMAVELMDKGNKAMKENDFDEAADNYSRALEIRVAHYGELAPECVHTYYKYGCALLYKAQEEADPLGAVPKKQDGSQHGSNKEGPVKSAVNAESSTASFPSNVEQDVTSNNQESEVDNVSGKNGQQDDGDSDAEGSAEGDEDESDLDLAWKMLDVARAIVEKQSVNTMEQVDILSTLADVALEREDFDTSLSDYKKALSILEQLVEPDDRNIADLNFRICLCLEVGSRPEEAVAYLEKATSVCKARLLRLTNEVKSFSDSTSPASKLERDEQTCPGSESNNSIVDKQAEIETLTGLSSELEKKLDDLQQLISNPKSILAEILGIAAAKAGNGKEPSPGKVSSTQLATAHSSGGFDSPTFSTAHTNGSAGVTHLGVVGRGVKRSSNASVAEAGIPKKPALETTEDKGNGGNA; from the exons ATGGTTGAAGAAGCTCCTACTGCATCCGAGACTTCCGTTACAATGCCTCTAACAACGGAAACTATAACGGTCGTCGACGAAACCCTAATTCACGACGAGCGCGGCAAAAATGGAATCACTGTCAACGCTGCCGTGGAGTCCGCCACGGTGTCGGAAACTTCTGCTCTGGTGTCCGGTAGCGATGGTCAGAAGTCTCTGGACATGGCTGTTGAGTTGATGGATAAGGGAAACAAGGCCATGAAAGAGAACGATTTTGATGAGGCAGCTGATAACTATAGCCGTGCTCTTGAGATCAG AGTGGCCCATTATGGTGAACTTGCTCCTGAGTGTGTCCACACATACTACAAGTATGGCTGTGCACTGTTATACAAGGCTCAGGAGGAAGCCGATCCTTTGGGTGCTGTTCCCAAGAAGCAGGATGGGTCCCAACATGGCTCCAATAAAGAAGGACCCGTGAAGAGTGCTGTGAATGCTGAATCCTCCACTGCATCTTTTCCAAGCAATGTTGAGCAGGATGTGACTTCAAATAACCAGGAGTCAGAAGTGGATAATG TGTCTGGTAAGAACGGCCAGCAAGATGATGGGGATAGTGACGCTGAAGGCTCAGCAGAAGGTGACGAAGATGAGTCTGACCTGGACTTGGCTTGGAAAATGCTTGATGTTGCTAGAGCCATTGTTGAAAAGCAATCTGTCAATACTATGGAACAAGTGGATATATTGTCAACATTGGCAGATGTTGCTTTGGAAAGAG AGGATTTTGATACATCTCTCTCTGACTATAAGAAGGCACTGTCCATCTTAGAGCAGCTGGTGGAACCTGATGATAGAAATATTGCTGACTT AAATTTCCGAATATGCTTGTGTTTGGAGGTTGGTTCTAGGCCTGAAGAAGCTGTTGCTTATTTAGAGAAGGCTACATCTGTTTGTAAGGCACGTTTACTTCGTCTCACAAATGAAGTGAAGAGTTTTTCAGATTCTACATCTCCTGCATCCAAGTTAGAGCGGGATGAACAAACATGCCCTGGATCTGAGTCAAATAACTCAATTGTGGATAAACAAGCAGAAATTGAAACTCTCACAGGTCTCTCAAGTGAGCTGGAAAAGAAG CTTGATGATCTGCAACAGTTAATCTCGAACCCAAAATCAATTCTCGCTGAGATCCTAGGAATAGCAGCTGCCAAGGCAGGCAATGGAAAGGAACCATCTCCAGGAAAAGTGAGCTCCACACAGTTGGCTACTGCCCACAGCAGTGGAGGTTTTGACTCCCCAACCTTTTCAACCGCTCACACCAATGGATCTGCTGGAGTCACACACCTTGGTGTGGTAGGAAGAGGAGTTAAGCGATCATCAAATGCAAGTGTGGCAGAAGCAGGCATACCAAAGAAACCAGCATTAGAAACAACCGAAGACAAAGGCAATGGTGGCAATGCATGA
- the LOC127120321 gene encoding uncharacterized protein LOC127120321: MVGYAISSFPTLSCNRFVVCNAASFTCKAQATKSVTAFPTPGRRELLFLLSASTALTAKESVSLAQDIPLFGIRKSLKKAEEKAEEIVKEGFESAEKGLEKAERGLETAEQGLEAAEKGIETAVSFGGLAQAGVVAGAEVFGVLVASAVVNGILGPEPQKS; encoded by the coding sequence ATGGTTGGATATGCAATCTCGTCGTTTCCAACTCTCTCATGTAACCGTTTCGTCGTTTGCAATGCAGCATCGTTTACATGCAAGGCGCAAGCTACGAAATCTGTAACGGCGTTTCCGACACCAGGGCGAAGGGAGTTACTGTTTCTTCTCTCAGCGTCTACGGCGTTGACGGCGAAAGAATCGGTGTCTTTGGCGCAGGATATTCCTCTGTTTGGTATACGGAAGAGTCTGAAGAAAGCGGAGGAAAAGGCTGAGGAGATTGTGAAGGAAGGATTTGAAAGTGCGGAAAAAGGACTGGAGAAAGCGGAGCGGGGACTTGAGACGGCGGAACAAGGACTGGAGGCGGCTGAGAAGGGAATAGAGACGGCAGTGAGTTTTGGGGGATTGGCGCAAGCGGGTGTGGTGGCGGGAGCAGAGGTTTTCGGTGTTTTGGTTGCTTCAGCGGTGGTTAACGGTATTTTGGGGCCTGAACCTCAAAAGTcatga